The following are encoded together in the Neomonachus schauinslandi chromosome X, ASM220157v2, whole genome shotgun sequence genome:
- the LOC110593052 gene encoding 40S ribosomal protein SA-like, producing MSGALDVLQMKEEDVLKFLAAGTHLGGTNLDFQMEQYIYKRKSDGIYIINLKRTWEKLLLAARAIVAIENPADVSVISSRNTGQRAVLKFAAATGATPIAGHFTPGTFTNQIQAAFREPRLLVVTDPRADHQPLTEASYVNLPTIALCNRDSPLRYVDIAIPCNNKGAHSVGLMWWMLAREVLRMRGTISREHPWEVMPDLYFYRDPEEIEKEEQAAAEKAVTKEEFQGEWTAPAPEFTVTQPEVADWSEGVQVPSVPIQQFPTEDWSAQPATEDWSAAPTAQATEWVGTTTEWS from the coding sequence ATGTCTGGAGCCCTTGATGTCCTGCAAATGAAGGAGGAGGATGTCCTCAAATTCCTTGCAGCAGGAACCCACTTAGGTGGCACCAACCTTGACTTTCaaatggaacagtacatctacaaaaggaaaagtgatggTATCTACATCATAAATCTGAAGAGAACCTGGGAGAAGCTTCTGCTGGCAGCTCGTGCCATTGTTGCCATTGAAAACCCGGCTGATGTCAGTGTCATATCATCCAGGAATACTGGCCAGCGAGCTGTGCTGAAATTTGCTGCTGCTACCGGAGCCACTCCTATTGCCGGCCACTTCACTCCTGGAACCTTCACTAACCAGATCCAGGCAGCCTTCCGGGAGCCGAGACTGCTGGTGGTTACTGATCCCAGGGCTGACCACCAGCCTCTTACAGAGGCGTCCTATGTTAACCTGCCTACCATTGCTCTGTGTAACAGAGACTCTCCTCTGCGCTACGTGGACATTGCCATCCCTTGCAACAACAAGGGAGCTCACTCAGTGGGTCTGATGTGGTGGATGCTGGCCAGGGAAGTTCTGCGCATGCGTGGCACCATTTCCCGAGAACACCCGTGGGAGGTCATGCCTGATCTCTACTTCTACAGAGATCctgaagagattgaaaaggaagagcaggccGCTGCTGAAAAGGCTGTGACCAAGGAGGAATTTCAGGGTGAATGGACGGCTCCAGCTCCTGAGTTCACTGTTACTCAGCCTGAAGTTGCAGACTGGTCTGAAGGCGTGCAGGTGCCCTCGGTGCCTATTCAGCAGTTCCCTACTGAAGACTGGAGCGCCCAGCCGGCCACTGAAGACTGgtctgcagctcccactgctcaggCCACTGAATGGGTAGGAACAACCACTGAGTGGTCTTAA